From Sceloporus undulatus isolate JIND9_A2432 ecotype Alabama unplaced genomic scaffold, SceUnd_v1.1 scaffold_6068, whole genome shotgun sequence, one genomic window encodes:
- the LOC121918212 gene encoding wiskott-Aldrich syndrome protein-like, giving the protein MGLKRSGTGLHFLSVDGTRGLPPSPEPLLPLTHPRRIPGDPSWTRSLEDGGGPLSSCDPPGEGGGGGAAAGRRRRQAWGCPSLCLRRCRASVAMPPPPPPPPPPALRGRGAAAGPLLLLLLLLGGLCWASGAPGGARNVLLVVG; this is encoded by the exons ATGGGGCTAAAGCGGTCTGGAACCGGGTtacatttcctcagtgtggacgGCACCCGaggcctgcctccctctcctgaGCCCCTTTTGCCCCTGACTCACCCCCGGAGGATCCCAGGCGATCCCTCCTGGACCCGGTCCCTGGAGGACGGAGGAGGGCCCCTCTCCTCATGTGATCCGcccggggaaggaggaggaggaggagcagcagcggggaggaggaggaggcaggcctgGGGctgtccctctctctgtctccgGCGCTGCAGAGCCTCCGTcgccatgcctcctcctcctcctcctcctcctccgcctgccTTGCGGGGCCGGGGGGCAGCAGCGGGgcccctcctgctcctgctcctgctcctggggGGCCTCTGCTGGGCCTCGGGGGCCCCGGGCGGAGCTCGCAACGTGCTCCTGGTCGTGG gttga